The Myxococcaceae bacterium JPH2 genome has a window encoding:
- a CDS encoding response regulator, translated as MSHILVVDDDASHRTLICDALEEMGYRTEQAGNGREALDQLEGDMPGAVLLDLRMPVMSGWGLLDALKKMPRARALPIIIISGYGFEWEAELVGAAGYISKPVDLDKVRMTVQQIVGPPEIALVH; from the coding sequence ATGTCTCACATCCTGGTCGTCGATGACGATGCGAGCCACCGCACGCTCATCTGCGATGCCCTCGAGGAGATGGGCTACCGCACGGAGCAGGCGGGCAATGGCCGCGAGGCGTTGGACCAGCTGGAGGGCGACATGCCGGGCGCGGTGTTGCTGGACCTGCGCATGCCGGTGATGAGCGGTTGGGGCCTGCTGGACGCGCTGAAGAAGATGCCGCGCGCGCGCGCGCTGCCCATCATCATCATCTCGGGCTACGGCTTCGAGTGGGAGGCCGAGCTGGTGGGCGCCGCCGGCTACATCTCCAAGCCCGTGGACCTGGACAAGGTGCGGATGACGGTGCAGCAGATCGTCGGTCCGCCCGAGATTGCCCTGGTGCACTGA